In Ignavibacteriales bacterium, the following proteins share a genomic window:
- a CDS encoding Lrp/AsnC ligand binding domain-containing protein: MVTALVLLSVQREKTNTVAEKITAIKGVTEVYSVAGKYDLAVIVRVRENEDLASVVTDQIRGIEGIERSETLIAFRVYSRYDLEMAFSLGAGGETKKT; the protein is encoded by the coding sequence ATGGTTACTGCTTTAGTGTTGCTGAGCGTCCAGCGTGAAAAAACCAACACCGTCGCCGAGAAAATAACGGCCATCAAGGGAGTGACAGAAGTATACTCTGTGGCCGGGAAATATGACCTTGCCGTCATTGTCCGGGTCAGGGAGAACGAGGATCTGGCCTCAGTTGTGACGGACCAGATACGTGGAATTGAAGGGATCGAGCGGTCGGAGACGCTCATCGCGTTTCGGGTGTATTCGCGCTACGATCTTGAAATGGCTTTTTCGCTGGGAGCCGGGGGAGAAACAAAGAAGACCTGA
- a CDS encoding DUF6483 family protein: MITRDYFLRMIHQLAQVIAKVLGLSQLKRYDAALDEIQLSSKQLLGMDLRMLTTLSDEEFVRLLALGERFDVEKCVVAGELLRLTGEVKDQEGDERERFHCYATSLSLFLELLIRESGVLPKEYFDEIELLIGKISPYELPAGMKMKLFRYYEILGRFDIAENTLFEIVEQDPGFVDEGLRFYERLRLKTGEELERGNLPREEVETSVRDLKKRVRRT, translated from the coding sequence GTGATAACGCGAGATTACTTCCTGCGCATGATCCATCAGCTTGCGCAGGTCATTGCCAAAGTACTGGGACTGAGCCAGCTCAAGCGCTATGACGCGGCGCTCGATGAAATCCAACTGAGTTCGAAACAATTGCTCGGAATGGATCTCCGCATGCTGACGACGCTGAGCGACGAAGAATTTGTCCGCCTTCTCGCTCTCGGCGAACGGTTCGATGTTGAAAAATGCGTCGTGGCAGGAGAACTCCTGCGGCTTACGGGTGAGGTGAAGGATCAGGAAGGGGATGAGCGTGAACGATTTCACTGCTACGCGACGTCACTCAGCCTTTTCCTGGAGCTGCTGATTCGCGAATCAGGGGTGCTGCCGAAAGAGTACTTCGACGAAATCGAACTCCTGATTGGAAAGATCTCCCCGTATGAACTCCCTGCCGGCATGAAAATGAAGCTCTTCCGGTATTATGAGATTCTTGGAAGATTTGACATCGCTGAAAACACGTTGTTCGAGATCGTGGAACAGGACCCGGGATTTGTGGATGAGGGATTGAGATTCTATGAGCGGCTCCGGCTCAAAACCGGGGAAGAGCTTGAGCGCGGCAATCTTCCGCGGGAAGAGGTGGAGACGAGCGTAAGGGATTTGAAAAAACGAGTCAGAAGAACCTAG
- a CDS encoding HAD family phosphatase, whose translation MSVSQPAVVIFDLGNVLVHIRPEAFLQTLGIDTPENRRTYQHSVIDIVKRYERGEDSTETFLQNLGTLFNVRNTSNACSDERRQYSRDDFQRAMLAIIELPIPGMEELVRTLGTKVPLGLLSNTNPLHFDACMENLAVLRSIPFHFLSYRLRLLKPEPEIFEKTIELLRHDPRDVLYIDDLSENIEAARRAGLHGYHFVGVDELNEYLSSCGLV comes from the coding sequence ATGAGTGTTTCTCAACCAGCAGTCGTCATTTTCGATCTCGGCAATGTGCTCGTGCACATTCGTCCAGAAGCGTTTCTCCAAACGCTCGGCATTGACACACCCGAGAACCGACGCACATACCAGCACTCGGTGATCGATATTGTGAAGAGGTATGAGCGTGGTGAGGATTCTACGGAGACGTTTTTGCAGAATCTCGGCACACTCTTCAACGTCCGCAATACATCGAATGCTTGTTCAGATGAACGCAGGCAGTACTCGCGCGACGATTTTCAGCGCGCAATGCTGGCCATTATAGAACTTCCCATCCCGGGGATGGAGGAGCTTGTCCGCACGCTCGGTACAAAAGTGCCGCTTGGGCTCCTCAGCAACACCAATCCTCTCCATTTCGACGCATGCATGGAGAACCTCGCGGTTCTGCGGTCCATTCCATTCCATTTTCTTTCCTATCGCTTACGGTTACTCAAACCTGAACCCGAGATTTTCGAGAAAACCATAGAATTGCTTCGACACGATCCGCGGGATGTTCTGTACATCGATGACCTGTCCGAGAACATCGAAGCTGCCCGGCGAGCCGGACTCCACGGCTACCACTTCGTCGGCGTTGACGAGCTCAATGAATACCTGTCAAGCTGCGGTCTGGTTTGA
- the mraZ gene encoding division/cell wall cluster transcriptional repressor MraZ has protein sequence MSSFKGRYSYSADNKGRIALPAKVRKNVSPGANDTFILTRGFEQCLFVYPQDEWAKVEDSIRGLSPSNPQHRFFVRTLLQWAVDCQLDSQARLSIPQDLLKFAAIENEVLILGVLERIEIWNPKIYEAYMNNQPATYETVAEVVLKPTE, from the coding sequence ATGTCGTCGTTTAAGGGGCGGTATTCATATTCTGCAGACAACAAGGGACGTATTGCGCTTCCGGCAAAGGTGCGAAAGAATGTGTCCCCAGGGGCGAATGACACATTCATCCTGACGCGCGGATTCGAACAATGTCTTTTTGTATACCCGCAGGACGAGTGGGCAAAAGTTGAAGACTCGATCCGCGGCCTCTCCCCTTCCAATCCCCAACATCGATTCTTTGTACGAACATTGCTGCAGTGGGCAGTGGATTGTCAACTCGACAGTCAGGCCCGTTTGTCGATTCCACAGGATCTTCTAAAGTTCGCTGCCATTGAAAACGAAGTGCTCATTCTCGGGGTCCTCGAGCGTATCGAAATCTGGAATCCCAAGATTTATGAAGCGTATATGAACAACCAACCGGCGACGTACGAGACGGTGGCAGAGGTTGTTCTGAAGCCGACAGAATAA
- the rsmH gene encoding 16S rRNA (cytosine(1402)-N(4))-methyltransferase RsmH, which yields MASYHTPVLREEVLAWLITSTDGLYVDATLGGGGHAESILQRLDPTGVLVGFDADPDAIQFAAARLSLFGERGILVHENFRNISAALSQRGISQIGGILFDLGVSSHQLDEPSKGFSFRGDDRLDMRMDPSQSLDARTVVNQYDETELAGIIWKYGEERASRSLARAIVRQRTGAPLETTGELVALVRSVVGERFLIKTLARVFQALRIEVNRELESLTGALAQAIALLKPGARVVVISYHSLEDRIVKETFKREAALIRPSGNKLVPDTILEPKLRILTKKPVEATEEECSLNPRSRSAKLRAAERI from the coding sequence GTGGCATCCTATCATACGCCGGTCCTACGTGAAGAAGTCCTGGCTTGGCTCATCACATCGACAGATGGCCTGTATGTCGATGCGACACTCGGGGGGGGCGGCCATGCGGAATCAATTCTTCAACGACTTGATCCCACCGGGGTGCTGGTCGGCTTTGATGCCGACCCCGACGCCATTCAATTCGCAGCAGCACGATTGTCATTGTTTGGTGAGCGAGGAATTCTCGTTCACGAAAATTTTCGAAACATATCCGCAGCGCTCTCCCAGCGGGGGATCAGCCAGATCGGCGGAATCCTGTTCGATCTTGGTGTCTCGTCTCATCAGCTCGATGAACCGTCCAAAGGATTCAGTTTTCGCGGTGATGATCGACTCGACATGCGCATGGATCCTTCGCAGTCGCTCGATGCGCGGACCGTTGTCAATCAGTACGATGAGACGGAGCTGGCAGGAATTATCTGGAAGTATGGCGAGGAACGGGCATCCCGGTCTCTCGCCCGCGCAATAGTGCGGCAAAGAACCGGAGCGCCGCTCGAGACGACGGGGGAGCTTGTCGCTCTCGTGAGGAGCGTCGTCGGAGAAAGATTCCTGATCAAGACATTGGCGAGAGTCTTCCAGGCTCTTCGGATCGAGGTGAATCGGGAGCTTGAGAGTTTAACCGGAGCTCTCGCGCAGGCGATCGCGCTGTTGAAGCCCGGCGCCCGCGTGGTCGTGATCTCCTATCACTCGCTCGAAGACAGAATTGTCAAAGAGACGTTCAAGCGCGAGGCGGCGTTGATTCGGCCTTCGGGGAACAAGCTGGTCCCCGATACGATACTGGAACCGAAGCTGCGGATCCTGACGAAGAAACCGGTCGAGGCTACTGAGGAAGAGTGCAGCCTCAATCCCCGATCGCGAAGCGCAAAGCTTAGAGCAGCAGAGAGAATATAG
- a CDS encoding FtsL-like putative cell division protein, with the protein MAKVYRNSAEILAERAMSPDPPQHSGRAQVSSPRPQQRRMIYGGTMPIPPQAELPPGTTQPPVNRKYTQRKVSPFTIILILMGSAATIVLYISNVIAVNQLVNDIHKSEVRLQEIQSDQEALRAHINQMSSLERIRRRAEDELGLKNPADVPGWIDVDQEKIRTIEEASRAH; encoded by the coding sequence ATGGCAAAGGTTTATAGAAATAGCGCTGAGATACTCGCCGAACGGGCGATGAGCCCTGATCCGCCCCAGCACAGCGGGCGGGCACAGGTGTCCTCGCCGCGGCCGCAACAGCGTCGGATGATTTATGGCGGCACGATGCCCATTCCCCCGCAGGCCGAACTTCCGCCCGGGACAACTCAGCCGCCGGTCAACCGGAAGTACACTCAACGCAAGGTCTCGCCGTTCACCATCATATTGATTCTGATGGGATCTGCTGCAACGATTGTTCTGTACATCAGCAATGTGATTGCCGTGAATCAGCTTGTCAATGACATTCACAAGAGCGAGGTGCGGCTGCAGGAAATCCAGAGCGACCAGGAAGCCCTGCGCGCACACATCAATCAAATGTCCAGCCTCGAGCGCATACGCCGGCGTGCGGAGGATGAGTTGGGTTTGAAGAACCCGGCTGATGTTCCCGGCTGGATCGACGTGGACCAGGAAAAGATTCGCACCATCGAGGAAGCATCGCGCGCACACTGA
- a CDS encoding penicillin-binding transpeptidase domain-containing protein, with protein MPEQKKIPEQSLPPSRQPETPQQPRGRLFVLKLAFAVFFIVIAGRLIHIQVIEASKYQTIARKQYEQTFILPSARGNMYDRNVNVLASNSMYVSFAADPKVVADNATDIAVQFSGAFGKPRSFYLSKLHSVTTSGAPKRFVWLERRVPNDIAKRLESRKLIGVVAMDEAKRLYHYDEVAGTLIGFTDVDNKGISGLEFEFDEYLRGKDGSVVMQRDGLGRARPSVDYPRLEPRDGNSIVLTIDLAYQSIVEEELKRGVAVNKAAAGLAVMLNPKTGEILALANFPGLNPNDPNSFDVNAARNRVVTDVFEPGSVFKIVTASAGYENGLVTPEKKFYAEHGKYVVATGAKGKPRTISDTHPYDWITFQEAIELSSNIVMAKLAPTLGPERLYVQARNFGFGIPSGVDLPGEVRGRLKKPNEWSGTTLQTLAYGYEVAVTPLQIACAYAAVANKGILMRPYIISKIQDNSGEVLRENKPQLIRKVISEQTAALLTQAFEGVVERGTAKETRIQGVRIAGKTGTSRKVIDGHYGAGSYTGSFVGFFPVEDPQVVCLVMLDNPRGGAYYGGLTSGPVFRSIAERIINTTGRFTKKPQPKEQTAPSNGISVPDVRTLQVVIAGRLLEGHGLKSQTIGTGDIVVRQVPEPGKHVEKDDVVQLVLNSTGIEDANGTPTVPDVRGMSLRRAINRLVVDDFDIKVRGSGVVVEQIPAAGQKTQPGMTIRLVCEPKTIVSAVLY; from the coding sequence ATGCCAGAGCAGAAGAAAATACCGGAACAATCACTGCCGCCGTCCCGACAACCGGAGACGCCGCAGCAGCCGCGTGGACGCCTGTTTGTGCTGAAGCTCGCGTTCGCCGTGTTCTTCATCGTCATCGCCGGACGTCTGATTCACATCCAGGTCATCGAAGCGTCGAAGTACCAGACCATCGCCCGGAAGCAGTACGAACAGACATTCATTCTTCCCTCGGCGCGGGGAAACATGTACGACCGCAACGTGAATGTGCTCGCTTCGAATTCGATGTATGTCTCGTTCGCGGCGGATCCGAAAGTCGTTGCTGACAATGCCACTGACATTGCCGTCCAGTTTTCCGGCGCATTCGGCAAACCCCGCTCGTTTTATCTTTCGAAGCTTCACAGCGTCACGACATCGGGAGCGCCCAAACGATTTGTGTGGCTTGAACGCCGGGTACCCAACGACATCGCGAAACGCCTCGAATCGCGGAAACTCATCGGCGTGGTGGCCATGGACGAAGCGAAACGCCTCTATCATTACGATGAAGTGGCCGGTACGTTGATTGGGTTTACTGACGTAGACAACAAGGGAATTTCAGGTCTCGAATTTGAATTCGACGAGTACCTGCGCGGCAAGGATGGCTCCGTAGTGATGCAGCGCGATGGGTTGGGGCGCGCGCGTCCTTCGGTTGATTATCCGCGCCTCGAACCACGCGACGGCAACAGCATCGTCCTCACCATCGATCTCGCGTACCAGTCGATCGTTGAAGAAGAACTGAAGCGCGGTGTCGCGGTGAACAAGGCCGCAGCCGGACTCGCTGTGATGCTCAATCCGAAAACCGGGGAAATCCTGGCCCTCGCAAATTTTCCGGGCCTCAATCCGAATGATCCAAACTCCTTTGATGTGAACGCTGCCCGCAACAGAGTTGTGACAGATGTGTTCGAGCCCGGTTCAGTGTTCAAAATCGTCACGGCATCAGCCGGATATGAAAATGGACTCGTGACACCTGAGAAAAAATTCTATGCGGAGCACGGGAAATACGTCGTGGCCACCGGCGCAAAGGGAAAGCCCCGCACGATCTCGGACACGCACCCGTACGACTGGATCACGTTTCAGGAGGCTATCGAGCTTTCGAGCAATATCGTGATGGCCAAACTGGCCCCAACCCTCGGCCCCGAAAGACTTTACGTGCAGGCCCGCAACTTCGGCTTCGGCATTCCCTCAGGGGTTGATCTTCCGGGCGAAGTGCGCGGCCGGCTGAAGAAGCCCAACGAATGGTCCGGCACAACGCTTCAGACTTTGGCCTATGGCTACGAGGTAGCCGTCACACCGCTGCAGATTGCCTGCGCGTACGCGGCTGTGGCGAACAAAGGCATCCTCATGAGGCCGTACATCATTTCAAAAATCCAGGACAACTCCGGCGAAGTCCTGAGGGAAAACAAGCCGCAGTTGATCCGGAAAGTGATATCCGAGCAAACCGCCGCGTTGCTGACGCAGGCATTCGAAGGAGTTGTCGAGCGCGGAACAGCAAAGGAAACGCGCATCCAGGGGGTCCGCATCGCGGGCAAAACCGGAACATCGAGAAAAGTTATCGACGGACACTACGGGGCCGGAAGCTATACGGGATCGTTCGTGGGGTTCTTTCCCGTGGAGGACCCGCAGGTTGTGTGCCTCGTGATGCTTGACAACCCCCGCGGCGGAGCTTACTATGGCGGGTTGACGAGCGGCCCGGTCTTCCGATCAATCGCCGAGAGGATCATCAATACGACAGGGCGGTTCACGAAGAAACCGCAACCGAAAGAGCAGACAGCCCCCAGCAATGGCATCAGCGTGCCCGACGTGCGAACTCTGCAGGTCGTGATTGCCGGCCGCCTGCTCGAAGGCCATGGATTGAAATCGCAGACCATCGGCACAGGTGACATTGTTGTGCGCCAGGTACCGGAACCCGGGAAGCATGTCGAGAAAGATGACGTCGTCCAGCTGGTGTTGAACAGTACCGGAATTGAAGATGCAAATGGAACGCCAACGGTTCCGGATGTCAGGGGGATGAGTTTGCGCCGTGCCATCAACCGGCTTGTGGTAGACGATTTTGATATCAAGGTGCGCGGTTCGGGCGTCGTGGTAGAGCAGATTCCCGCCGCCGGGCAGAAGACACAGCCGGGTATGACGATCCGTCTGGTGTGCGAGCCTAAAACGATTGTCTCAGCGGTTCTGTACTGA